The Lycium ferocissimum isolate CSIRO_LF1 unplaced genomic scaffold, AGI_CSIRO_Lferr_CH_V1 ctg9253, whole genome shotgun sequence genome contains a region encoding:
- the LOC132046067 gene encoding uncharacterized mitochondrial protein AtMg00860-like, whose translation MNEDVDHLKCVFEVLRQKQLYANVAKSPFCVDEVIFLRFVVSSRGVEIDESKIHAINNWPTPKSIGDMRSFHGLASFYRQFIKGFSTIAASLTEVIRKRKPFSWGEEQGKAFETLKAMLSSAPLLQLPNFEKMFEIAYDTS comes from the coding sequence ATGAATGAGGATGTTGATCatttgaaatgtgtgtttgaagtgctCAGGCAAAAACAACTCTATGCCAATGTGGCAAAAAGCCCTTTTTGTGTTGATGAAGTTATTTTCTTGCGTTTTGTTGTGAGCTCAAGGGGCGTTGAGATAGATGAATCCAAAATACACGCTATTAATAATTGGCCAACTCCTAAATCTATCGGTGATATGAGAAGCTTTCATGGATTGGCTAGTTTCTATAGGCAGTTTATTAAGGGATTTAGCACCATAGCCGCTTCCTTGACCGAGGTAATCCGAAAGCGTAAACCTTTTTCTTGGGGTGAGGAGCAAGGAAAGGCTTTTGAGACTTTGAAAGCTATGCTTAGCTCCGCACCATTGTTGCAATTacccaattttgagaaaatgtTTGAAATTGCATATGATACTAGCAA